The following DNA comes from Babylonia areolata isolate BAREFJ2019XMU chromosome 31, ASM4173473v1, whole genome shotgun sequence.
gtgtgtgtgtgtgtttgaattaaaaTCAAAAGCCTCGTCAAATAGACGAGTCTCAGTTACAGGCTGAcctcacatacaacaccacaaacacacacaactgaaagaaTATCAACTTTGCAATGAGATGTCCAACCCACTTGGGAAGACGAGGGTGGCCCTGAGAAGGGCCTTGGACAGCAGGGAAAGTTGTCAGGTCTAGTCGCTGCTGACGAACTTTGTGAGGGCCTTGATACCCTCACAGTCAGCCTGTTTGGCCAGCTGATCAGGCAGCAAGAAATGGACAGCAGTCTGGATCTCGCGGCTGGGGATTATGGAACGCTTGTGGTAGTGGGCCAGTCTGGAAGCTTCAGCAGCGATTCTCTCGAACATATGGTTAACGAGGATGTTCATGATGGACATGGCCTTGCTGCTGATACCAGTGTCAGGGTGCACCTGCTTCAGCACCTTGTAGATGTAGATGGCATAgctttcctccctcttcctcttgcgCTTCTTGTCGCCGGCAGGCAGGAGACGGTAGAGACGCCCCACAGGGAACTGCACTCTTGAGCGAGACCTGCTCTTTCCCTTGACTTTTCCTCCTTCATCACGTCCAGACATGTTTTCAGTTGACAGCAAGTTGCAAACTGACCTCCCCGCACCAGACCCATGCCCCTTTTATACCCAGTCGTGAGGCCTGTGCCTcggaagagagggagtggtggtagAGTTTGATTAAGTCATTGTTTTCACCTTCTAATCGTGTCATGTGCCttcaggtggggtggtgggggtggggggttatggggAAGAAGAAAGCTATTGGTTGGTGTCTGTCGGTTTCTTTGAAGAACTGGTGACAGTTCTATGACTTTCATTGCTGCTGTTATTCTCTCCCCACCccgattcattctctctgtctccttctctctctatctctctctctctcctctctccccacctcccttccttctctttctctctcctctctctctctccccaccccccttccttctctctgtctgtctcctttctctgtctcctctctctctctcttacccctaccccttccttctctctgtctctctgtctcctctctctgtctcctctctctctcacccccaccccttccttctctctgtctcccttctctctctcatctctctctctcccccaccccctttccttctctctgtctccttctctctgtctctgtgtctcctctctctctctctccccacccccttccttctctctgtctccctgtctcctctctctctgtctcatctctctctctccacacaccctcttctttctctctgtctctctgtctcctctctctctctgtctccactctctcccaacctcccttccttctctctctctctctctctctctctctctctctgctctctctctccccacccccattccttctctctgtctcttggtctcctctctcacttctctctctctctctccccaccccccttccatctctctctcctctctctctctcactctccacatcttccacccctcccaccctttcttGCATCCCGTCCacgtcatctgtctctctgtctgttactgtctgtctgtttgtctcttcaaaAAGATGAGACTATATGAACTTGCTATCTATATTTTAAGAATCTTTGAATGGGCCGAATATCATTACATAAtagcctttttttatttttttattttatttttaaaatcctcctccacctgtttgactctctctgtctctgtctctgcctctctgtctgtctctgcctctctctctgtctgtctctctgtctgtgcctctctctgtgtctctgactgtctctgtctgtctctgcctctctcaaaacctgtacccaagacaaaagttggcagggataaagaaaccaaaaatataattattaaaaaaattacagtggggtgtggatgagtgagtgacatTACTCAGAGTATTCGTGTAGTGCTTTACTATATGTGATCATTGTATCTGAGGGGTGGAGTTCTGATTAAAATAAACGGAGTAGAAAATGTCAGTGGTGGGAAATCGGCAATACCAGTTGGTGTATAGCAATTTTATGGCAAAGTGCCAgtcgtttgtgtgtgagcgtgtgttgtgtatatgtgtgtgtatctctatctctctctctctctttctgtgtgagtgtgtgtgcatgtgttatgcTTGTCTCTGATTGTGTCTgtatctcgatctgtctctcaattgtgtgtgtgggtatgtgttcttgtgtgtatgtgtatgtatgcatgtgtgtgatcgtggaagattttgtgtgtatgtatctatgtacgtgtatgtgtgtgtgtgtgtgtaggtgtgtgtgtttgaattaaaaTCAAAAGCCTCGTCAAATAGACGAGTCTCAGTTACAAGCTGAcctcacatacaacaccacaaatacacacaactgAAAGAATATCAACTTTGCAATGAGATGTCCAACCCACTTGGGAAGACGAGGGTGGCCCTGAGAAGGGCCTTGGACAGCAGGGAAAGTTGTCAGGTCTAGTCGCTGCTGACGAACTTTGTGAGGGCCTTGATACCCTCACAGTCAGCCTGTTTGGCCAGCTGATCAGGCAGCAAGAAATGGACAGCAGTCTGGATCTCGCGGCTGGGGATTATGGAACGCTTGTGGTAGTGGGCCAGTCTGGAAGCTTCAGCAGCGATTCTCTCGAACATATGGTTAACGAGGATGTTCATGATGGACATGGCCTTGCTGCTGATACCAGTGTCAGGGTGCACCTGCTTCAGCACCTTGTAAATGTAGATGGCATAgctttcctccctcttcctcttgcgCTTCTTGTCGCCGGCAGGCAGGAGACGGTAGAGACGCCCCACAGGGAACTGCACTCTTGAGCGAGACCTGCTCTTTCCCTTGACTTTTCCTCCTTCATCACGTCCAGACATGTTTTCAGTTGACAGCAAGTTGCAAACTGACCTCCCCGCACCAGACCCATGCCCCTTTTATACCCAGTCATGAGGCCTGTGCCTCGGAAGAGAGGGAGCGGTGGTGGAGTTTGATTAAGTCATTGTTGTCACCTTCTAATCGTGTCATGTGCCttcaggtggggtggtgggggtggggggttatggggAGAAGAAAGCTATTGGTTGGTGTCTGTTGGTTTCTTTGAAGAACTGGTGACAGTTCTATGACTTTCATTGCTGCTGTTATTCTCTCCCCACCCCGATTCatgctctctgtctccttctctctatctctctctctctctctcctctctccccacctcccttccttctctttctctctcctctctctctctccccaccccccttccttctctctgtctgtctcctctctctgtctcctctctctctctcttacccctaccccttccttctctctgtctctctgtctcctctctctgtctcctctctctctcacccccaccccttccttctctctgtctcccttctctctctaatctctctctctcccccaccccctttccttctctctgtctccttctctctgtctctgtgtctcctctctctctctctccccacccccttccttctctctgtctccctgtctcctctctctctgtctcatctctctctctccacacaccctcttctttctctctgtctctctgtctcctctctctctctgtctccactctctcccaacctcccttccttctctctctctctctctctctctctgctctctctctccccacccccattccttctctctgtctcttggtctcctctctcacttctctctctctctctccccaccccccttccatctctctctcctctctctctctcactctccacatcttccacccctcccaccctttcttGCATCCCGTCCacgtcatctgtctctctgtctgttactgtctgtctgtttgtctcttcaaaAAGATGAGACTATATGAACTTGCTATCTATATTTTAAGAATCTTTGAATGGGCCGAATATCATTACataatagacttttttttctttttctttttttttttttaaaatcctcctccacctgtttgattctctctgtctctgtctctgcctctctgtctgtctctgcctctctctgtgtctgtctctctgtctgtgcctctctctgtgtctctgactgtctctgtctgtctctgcctctctcaaaacctgtacccaagacaaaagttggcagggataaagaaaccaaaaatataattattaaaaaaattacagtggggtgtggatgagtgagtgacatTACTCAGAGTATTCGTGTAGTGCTTTACTATATGTGATCATTGTATCTGAGGGGTGGGGTTCTGATTAAAATAAACGGAGTAGAAAATGTCAGTGGTGGGAAATCGGCAATACCAGTTGGTGTATAGCAATTTTATGGCAAAGTGCCAgtcgtttgtgtgtgagcgtgtgttgtgtatatgtgtgtgtatctctatctctctctctctctttctgtgtgagtgtgtgttcatgtgttatgcTTGTCTCTGATTGTGTCTGTATCTTGATCTGTCtctcaattgtgtgtgtgggtatgtgttcttgtgtgtatgtgtatgtatgtatgtgtgtgatcgtgaaagattttgtgtgtatgtatgtatgtccgtgtatgtgtgtgtgtgtgtgtgtatgtgtgtgtgtttgaattaaaaTCAAAAGCCTCGTCAAATAGACGAGTCTCAGTTACAGGCTGAcctcacatacaacaccacaaacacacacaactgaaagaaTATCAACTTTGCAATGAGATGTCCAACCCACTTGGGAAGACGAGGGTGGCCCTGAGAAGGGCCTTGGACAGCAGGGAAAGTTGGCAGGTCTAGTCGCTGCTGACGAACTTTGTGAGGGCCTTGATACCCTCACAGTCAGCCTGTTTGGCCAGCTGATCAGGCAGCAAGAAATGGACAGCAGTCTGGATCTCGCGGCTGGGGATTATGGAACGCTTGTGGTAGTGGGCCAGTCTGGAAGCTTCAGCAGCGATTCTCTCGAACATATGGTTAACGAGGATGTTCATGATGGACATGGCCTTGCTGCTGATACCAGTGTCAGGGTGCACCTGCTTCAGCACCTTGTAGATGTAGATGGCATAgctttcctccctcttcctcttgcgCTTCTTGTCGCCGGCAGGCAGGAGACGGTAGAGACGCCCCACAGGGAACTGCACTCTTGAGCGAGACCTGCTCTTTCCCTTGACTTTTCCTCCTTCATCACGTCCAGACATGTTTTCAGTTGACAGCAAGTTGCAAACTGACCTCCCCGCACCAGACCCATGCCCCTTTTATACCCAGTCATGAGGCCTGTGCCTTTGTCTACCCACAGTCGCCACGAAGCGTCGTTTCTCTTAAGAAGCTCGTCTCGTGTTTCTCAAGTGTGTGAACACGCCCTCCGTTGAGGGGAACATAAGCAACACTCGGAACagagggagtggtgggtggtgttcGGTTGTAGTATGTGTGTTGATATTCTAGTCGTGTATGTGGCCTtctggtgggcgggtgggggtggggggtgtgagggggaagaTGTAGTTGCTAGTGGCGTTTGGTGTCTGGGGGGCGTGGGTAGTTAGGGGGAACTGGGCGTTgtagggatgggaggagggggtgcgagAAAataaaagggaggagagagggagcgaggagagaggagcggcgagagagagagaaaataagaaaggaaggagagcgCGAGAGCAGAGGAGCGATAACCTAACCATGCCGTAGCGAGggatctcagtctctctgtcgcagctctctgtcacccccacccaccttcctctctatcaccctctctctctccccctctctctctctctctctctcccaccccccttccttctctctgtctccttctctctgtctctctgtctcctctctctctctctctctctctctctctctctccccaccccccttccttctctctgtctctctgtctcctctctctctctctctcccaacctcccttccatctctctctctctctctctctctctctctctctctcccctctctctctccccacccccattccttctctgtctcttggtctcctctctctctctcccttctctctctccctaccccccttccatctctctctcctctctctctctcactctccacatcttccaccccctccaaccctttCTTGCATCCCGTTCAcgtcatctttctctctgtctgttcctgtctgtctgtttgtctcttcaaaAAGATGGATCATTATATACAAGAACTAAATATAAGTTTGCCTGGctatgaaaataaaaaaacaacaacaagaaaaatataaaagatcCAGTACTGAAACATACATCTTAGTTCCTtagtacactgcataaaacaagcaacaaatgtATTGCCAACTGAGCAAGTCACTTGATAACAGGACAAAAACAAAGTCATAATCAAGCCTTAATTTAGACttattgtaatgtttttatgGGTCCAATTTAATCCACTTTACTCAAGCTCCGATGCCTTTATTTTTCACAGGTGACGTTTTATTTACTGCACTGGGctgtacacatacagatattttTGCTCCTGTAATTAATATTGTAATCTCACTGTAATTTTTCTAATAATCATAATTTTGGTTtacttatccctgccaacttttgtcttgggtacaggATTTTATGCAGTGTTCCCGTTTGgattatttgtggcaaatctagtgtatgtgatgttgtagcttattctgacttgttttatgcagtaTACTCAggaactaacatgtatgtttcagtatcggatcttttgttttttttcttgttctttattttcatagccaggcaatcttatatttagttcaAATCCTTTTTTTAagatagcatgcaggtcagttactgtataaatagctttaattttaggctctggcagtataaaaatgttaataaatcatcatcaagcCTTAAATTTGGTTGATTTGCTAAAAATCAACAATATCATCTATTTACTTGGTCGAGAAACTTTTAAAACACAGTATAGACGTTCGATATCAAATGCATATGGACGAAACCAAGTGGTAGGAAAATTTAGAAAGCGAAAAGAGAGAACTGGGAAATGGGAGGTGGGCTGGAGTTTGTGTTTTATGGCATTCATAAAAAAGATTTTTACTTGTCCCAAGTACCAGTTGGATTAAAACATTTGATATGAGTGGCTGGCTTAGAGTTCCGAAAATTATTTTGTAACATCTACATTGCCAGTattgatctgaaacacacacacacacacacacacacacacacacacacacacacacacacacacacacacatacacatacaaacgcacggacaaacacacacacacacacacacacgcatacactcacttgGTTGActtaccctccacacccctcaccctccatcacTTTTGTTTagtcccctcaccaccaccaccaccccccatcatcccaccccctccacatacatacatctgccAGCAAGTCCACTTGCCCCACCTtacttttctttatcttttttaacacaaacacacacacacacacacacacacacacacacacacacacacacattctctccatcTTTGTTGTCCATCGTCTCACTCTCTTTGATGTTGGTCTCCAGGTGATGACACCACTCCTCCACTCACAGCAATGCTGGCCCGCCCACCTGGCTTTGTTGACAATATGTCACTATCTGTGAAGAGGGGAAAACATGTGCCACTTCAGGCATTGCTATCTGATAAAACACCTGGGATGACGAGCCACAAGGAAAAGTTTTAATTGCCACTTGGAGGACATGTGTGAGTCATTGTGGCCGCGTTACCTTGGGGACTGAGAATGGAGGGCAGAAAAGGGGGAGCGTCCCTCACGGCATGACAGTAGACCTTAATGAAGCTGGTGCCTTTAAGTGCTACTGTCCAGACAAATAGGGGACTCACCATAGCAGCCTGGAGGCGAATACTGTACTGATAGGGCCGGTATGAATAGCCCCGTAAATGAACTCGGCGGACTCAAGTGGGTGCTGTCTGGACAACACAGCATTCCTAAACATAGACCCTATTATCTCGAGTGTCCTTAGCCAGTCCTGGAGGCAGTACTTGGTCCTTCTAAAATTGACTGTTCACGGCACATGTGTGCGCCCGTCGGTAtgaatatatgtttttttgttttttttttggtttgtgtgtttgtgtttgtatgtgtgagtgcgtgtgtgtggttgctatCTGATTGGTATGACACTACTACTTGCcagtgaaaaaataaaaataaaaaaagaaagaaaaagaaagatgggtTTGGTGCACCTGGCATAtgatatgtgtattgtgtgtgcatttgtgtgtgtgtgtgtgggtgggtgggtgggggtgtgagttggaggtggaggagggggactaagtgttggagggtgagggggttagggggagggtaagtgaactctgtgtgtgtgtgtgttttttttgtgtgtgtgtgtgtgtgtgtgtgtgtgtgtgggtgggtggaggggggggtgtgggtcggaggtggaggagggggactaagtgttggagggtgagggggttagggggagggtaagtcaactctgtgtgtgtgtgtgtgtttgtgtgtgtgtgtgtgtgtgtgtgtgtgtgtgtgtgtgtggaagtgtggttgtgggtgtgggtggagtggggggtgtgggtcggaggtggaggagggggactaagtgttggagggtgagggggttagggggagggtaagtcaactctgtgtgtgtgtgtatgtgtgtgtgtgtgtgtgtgtgtgtgtgtgtgtgtgtgtgtgtgtgtgtgggtggagtggggagtgtgggtcggaggtggaggagggggactaagtgttggagggtgagggggttagggggagggtaagtcaactctgtgtgtgtgtgtgtgtgtgtgtgtgtgtgtgtgtgtgtgtgtgtgtgtgtgtgtgtgtgtttcagatcaatACTGATAATGtagatgttacaaaaaaaaatgttcggaACTCTAAGCCAGCCACTCATATCAAATGTTTTAATCCAACTGGTACTTGGGACGAATAAAAATCTTTTTTATGAATGCCATAAAACACAAACTCCAGCCCACCTCCCATTTCCCAGTTCTCTCTTTTTGCTTTCTAACTTTTCCTGCCACTGGGTTACGTCCATCTGCATTTGAAATCGAACGTCTATACTGTGTTTCAAAAGTTTC
Coding sequences within:
- the LOC143275794 gene encoding uncharacterized protein LOC143275794; translation: MSGRDEGGKVKGKSRSRSRVQFPVGRLYRLLPAGDKKRKRKREESYAIYIYKVLKQVHPDTGISSKAMSIMNILVNHMFERIAAEASRLAHYHKRSIIPSREIQTAVHFLLPDQLAKQADCEGIKALTKFVSRGKVKGKSRSRSRVQFPVGRLYRLLPAGDKKCKRKREESYAIYIYKVLKQVHPDTGISSKAMSIMNILVNHMFERIAAEASRLAHYHKRSIIPSREIQTAVHFLLPDQLAKQADCEGIKALTKFVSSD